GTAAGAGCATCTGCCCTAGTTTTGCCACGGCGCGATGATGCGGCTTTTGAGCGTTAAGCCTTGAGTGGACCAATTGCATCTTCGGGGTAGGGCGTCGGGCGCAGCCATGTTATGGCGGCTCGTCACAGCCAGCGGGTGAAGCGCTCTTTGGCTTTCAAGCAGACTGTTTGCGTTTGGGTACCATGATCTTCAAGCTTGCTCACATCCTCCCAAAATCAGCCCGTTTGGGCGCTCTGGTTGGCATCGCCGCTCTGGCGTTGGCCGGATGCGCTTCGACCGAGGCCGATGATTTTGCTGATTTCGTTGACGACACCCGTCCACCGGCGGTCATGTTCAATGAAGCCTTGGCAACGATGGAGGCAGGTGACTACCGGACGGCTGCCGATCAGTTTGATGAGCTGGAACAGGTTCACCCTTACTCTGAGTATGCCAAGCGTTCGCTTGTGCTTGGTGCCTTTTCGCATTTCTCCTCCGGCCGCTATCCCGAAGCCGTCAACGCCGGGCGTCGCTATGTGACGCTCCATCCAAGCGGTGAAGACGCAGCCTACGCCCAGTTCATTGTGGCGCAGTCCTATTACAACCAGATTCCCGACGTGAACCGGGACCAGGAACAGACAGCGCGGGCGATCAACGCGTTTCGCGATCTGGTACGCCGCTATCCGGATTCAGAATATGTCGGCCCGGCACAGGAGCAGATCCGCTTTGCTTATGACCAGCTGGCAGGGTCGGAAATGCGCGTCGGGCGGTACTATCTTGATCGCCGCAATTATGTCGCCTCGATCAATCGCTTCCGTGTTGTGATCGAAGAGTATCAGACCACCCGCCACGTTGAAGAAGCGCTGCACCGTGTTGTCGAAAACTACATGTCGATGGGTGTGGTTGATGAGGCGCAGACTGCTGCGGCCGTACTGGGGCACAACTTCCCGGACTCTGAATGGTATCAGCGCTCCTACCGGCTCCTGCAGTCAGGTGGGCTTGAGCCGCAAGAAAATGCCGGCTCCTGGATCAGCCGTGCCTTTGCTGGCTTTACCGGCCAGGGTTCCTGACGCATCTTCCTTCCAGCCCAAACGCTGGAAACCCCACGATTCGCCCATGCCTAAACTGACATGCCCTTTTGGCCGGTTCGGTCAGGGTGTATTGGGTCGCTGATATGCTGACCCACCTGTCCGTACGGGACATTGTTCTTATCGAAGCGCTCGATCTTGAGCTTGACCGGGGCATGACGGTGCTCACCGGTGAAACCGGTGCGGGCAAATCCATTCTCCTAGACGCTTTGGCATTGGCCCTTGGCGCGCGAGGCGATGCTGGCTTGGTGCGCTCCGGCGCCAAAAGCGGGCAGGTGCGCGCTGCTTTCGAGTTGGAGCCGGGGCACCCTGCTTTCGCGACGCTGGAAGAGGCGGGGCTGGAACCGGAAACTGATCTCATCATTCGACGCACCCAGGGCGCTGACGGCAGGGCGCGCGGGTTCGTCAATGACCAGCCGGTGTCGATGACGCTTCTGCGGTCCTTGGGCGCCTCGCTGGTGGAAATTCACGGCCAGCACGATGATCGCGCGCTGGTCGATCCGGCAAGCCACCGACAGCTTTTGGATGCCTATGGCGGCTTGCAGGGCTTGGCTGGCGATGTTTCTAAGGCGTTTGCTGGTCTGCAGGCGGCAGAGCGTGAGCGCGATGTACACGCTGCGGCGCTCGCCGAAGCCGCGCAGGAGGCTGATTATCTGAAGGCCAGTGTTGATGAACTTACGGCACTGTCGCCGGAGCCTGGCGAAGAGGAGGCTTTGGCCGCACGTCGCACGTTGATGATGCAGGCGGAGAAAGTGGCCGCCGATGTGCAGGAAGCCCATGAGGCGGTGTCCGGCGCGGCCTCGCCATCACCCATTCTGGCCGCGTTGATGCGGCGGTTGGAGCGGAAGGGTCCCGACAGCGAAGTCCTGCTTGGTCCGATCATCGAGGCGCTTGGACGCTCGCTGGACGCGCTGGGCGACGCTGCCATGGAAATCGACCGCGCGCTGGTGAGCATTGAGTTCGATCCGAAGGAACTCAACGACACCGAGGAGCGGTTGTTCGCTCTGCGGGCGGCGGCACGCAAGTACCAGGTGACCTGCGATGGGCTACCGGAAAAAGCCGCTGTGCTTGCCGAGCAGTTGGAGGCGTTGGACGCCGGCGTTGATCGCGGTGCCGTCCTGGATCAAGCCGTCAAAGAGGCCGAAGCGCACTATAACGGATTGGCGCAGGAGCTTTCGCAGGCCCGCCATCGTTGCGCTGAGCATCTTTCGGCCGCCGTCGAAGCCGAACTTCCAGATTTGAAGCTTGGTCAGGCGCGTTTCATGGCCGATGTAACGTCCAATCCCGCAGAACGCGGCAGTCACGGCTTCGATAAGGTCGCGTTTCAGGTTCAGACCAACCCTGGAACGCGTCCGGGTCCAATGATGAAGGTTGCCTCGGGCGGGGAACTCTCACGTTTTCTATTGGCCTTGAAGGTTGTGCTGGCCGACAA
The DNA window shown above is from Hyphomicrobiales bacterium and carries:
- a CDS encoding outer membrane protein assembly factor BamD, encoding MIFKLAHILPKSARLGALVGIAALALAGCASTEADDFADFVDDTRPPAVMFNEALATMEAGDYRTAADQFDELEQVHPYSEYAKRSLVLGAFSHFSSGRYPEAVNAGRRYVTLHPSGEDAAYAQFIVAQSYYNQIPDVNRDQEQTARAINAFRDLVRRYPDSEYVGPAQEQIRFAYDQLAGSEMRVGRYYLDRRNYVASINRFRVVIEEYQTTRHVEEALHRVVENYMSMGVVDEAQTAAAVLGHNFPDSEWYQRSYRLLQSGGLEPQENAGSWISRAFAGFTGQGS
- the recN gene encoding DNA repair protein RecN; protein product: MLTHLSVRDIVLIEALDLELDRGMTVLTGETGAGKSILLDALALALGARGDAGLVRSGAKSGQVRAAFELEPGHPAFATLEEAGLEPETDLIIRRTQGADGRARGFVNDQPVSMTLLRSLGASLVEIHGQHDDRALVDPASHRQLLDAYGGLQGLAGDVSKAFAGLQAAERERDVHAAALAEAAQEADYLKASVDELTALSPEPGEEEALAARRTLMMQAEKVAADVQEAHEAVSGAASPSPILAALMRRLERKGPDSEVLLGPIIEALGRSLDALGDAAMEIDRALVSIEFDPKELNDTEERLFALRAAARKYQVTCDGLPEKAAVLAEQLEALDAGVDRGAVLDQAVKEAEAHYNGLAQELSQARHRCAEHLSAAVEAELPDLKLGQARFMADVTSNPAERGSHGFDKVAFQVQTNPGTRPGPMMKVASGGELSRFLLALKVVLADKGSAPTLVFDEIDTGAGGAVAEAIGVRLARLAGQVQVLSVTHAPQVAARAHWHLSIAKAIKADETRTQVERLSEDGRLEEVARMLSGAKVTDEARAAAASLLQGERV